Proteins found in one Acidobacteriota bacterium genomic segment:
- a CDS encoding DUF2815 family protein produces MKLFIEGARLSFAHQLFNAEAMEEGQTKKFGADFILEETTKVYKVTSVDGKNVRTPITAAAAMIEVANETWKGKGKEMLAALESSKKCLRNGDARLSSSGEVYVGYEGKLYFSAKNATRPTILDKDKTPLTEADGKPYSGCYVNASIEIYGMSDMKKKGVHASLKGVQFHSDGESFGGGGVASPDEFDDLGDTGGGAASSTSDNDLF; encoded by the coding sequence ATGAAACTCTTTATCGAAGGCGCCCGCCTCTCGTTTGCCCACCAACTGTTCAATGCCGAAGCAATGGAAGAAGGGCAAACCAAAAAGTTCGGCGCCGACTTCATTCTGGAAGAAACAACAAAGGTCTACAAAGTCACATCGGTCGACGGTAAGAACGTCCGCACGCCGATTACGGCCGCCGCCGCAATGATCGAGGTTGCGAACGAAACCTGGAAGGGCAAGGGCAAGGAAATGCTCGCCGCCCTTGAGTCCTCAAAGAAGTGCCTCCGCAACGGTGATGCGCGCCTTTCCAGTTCCGGCGAGGTTTATGTCGGGTATGAGGGCAAACTTTACTTCTCCGCAAAGAACGCCACGCGCCCGACGATTCTTGACAAGGACAAGACCCCGCTTACCGAGGCCGATGGTAAGCCCTATTCCGGTTGTTACGTCAATGCGTCAATCGAAATCTACGGCATGTCCGATATGAAGAAAAAGGGCGTGCACGCTTCCCTCAAGGGTGTCCAGTTCCACTCTGACGGCGAATCGTTTGGTGGCGGTGGCGTGGCATCCCCCGACGAGTTTGACGACCTGGGCGACACCGGCGGCGGTGCGGCTTCAAGCACGTCTGACAACGATCTGTTCTAA